In Parasteatoda tepidariorum isolate YZ-2023 chromosome 2, CAS_Ptep_4.0, whole genome shotgun sequence, one DNA window encodes the following:
- the LOC107446299 gene encoding uncharacterized protein — translation MKVMFTVLCLTFSINSLPLDAWSCTKDPRTYTIEEMTKLVYAVANDKGVPPTVIVNRILRKVRYRQRNEKARQKSQIQQIALKELLNNNHRPPPESTIDFMIPTNQGSSSIIPSQSLPPPLQLPPTFTIPASRPVSPSRPVPLSRPVPPSRPMSPPPGQSGMLTGVLFSTGFSDHSQSRQPYPQPFYIPVQNLRPPPGVTVRVKSGVTDGTLPDVVVTLSPMMTIVEVLKQAESKFRSLLGISSLSEDEVITFSRSSIAECYVIEGFNGMKTNSRGYWKIVVYDRNEEVVYDSVCLPSRNEVPVKPGMTITLLYSLV, via the exons ATGAAAGTGATGTTCACCGTCTTATGCCTTACCTTTAGTATTAATAGTTTACCTTTGGATGCTTGGTCTTGCACGAAGGATCCCAGAACTTACACAATAGAAGAAATGACAAAATTAGTGTATGCAGTTGCAAATGATAAAGGAGTACCTCCAACTGTTATAGTAAATAGAATATTGAGAAAAGTGAGATACAGGCAAAGAAATGAAAAG gcaaGACAAAAAAGCCAAATTCAACAGATAGCCCTAAAAGAACTTCTCAATAATAACCATCGACCTCCGCCTGAAAGTACTATAGACTTCATGATTCCTACAAATCAAGGATCATCCTCGATTATTCCCTCTCAGTCTTTACCTCCGCCTCTGCAATTACCTCCTACTTTTACAATACCTGCATCAAGACCAGTATCTCCATCAAGACCAGTCCCTCTATCAAGACCAGTTCCTCCATCTCGTCCTATGAGTCCACCACCCGGACAGTCCGGTATGCTGACAGGAGTTCTGTTTTCGACAGGATTTTCGGATCACTCTCAGAGTAGACAGCCATACCCACAACCATTTTATATTCCAGTACAAAATTTAAGGCCTCCG CCAGGAGTAACTGTCCGAGTTAAAAGTGGTGTAACAGATGGGACACTTCCAGATGTTGTGGTAACCTTATCCCCAATGATGACAATTGTTGAAGTTCTGAAACAAGCAGAAAGCAAATTTCGATCCTTATTGGGCATCTCATCATTATCTGAAGATGAAGTTATCACGTTCAGTCGTTCATCTATTGCAGAGTGTTATGTTATTGAAGGTTTTAACGGTATGAAAACAAATAGTAGAGGATACTGGAAAATAGTTGTGTATGACCGAAACGAAGAA GTAGTTTATGATAGTGTTTGCTTGCCTAGCAGAAATGAAGTACCTGTAAAGCCTGGGATGACAATCACACTCTTATATTCTCTTGTATAA